The genomic region CCGTGGCCGGGGAGGGATCGGCATGAGCCGCACCGTGATCCGCAACGGACTGGTCGTCACCGCCGCCGACGAACTGCTCGCCGATGTGCTCATCGAAGGCGAGAAGGTGGCCGCGCTGGCCGCGCCGGAGTCGGGGCTGGCCGAGTCCTGGTCCACCGGCGCGGACACCGTGCTGGACGCCACCGGCCGCTACGTGCTGCCCGGCGGCGTGGACTGCCACACCCACATGGAGCTGCCCTTCGGCGGCACCTTCGCCTCCGACACCTTCGAGACCGGCACCCGCGCCGCGGCCTGGGGCGGCACCACCACCATCGTGGACTTCGCGGTGCAGACCCCCGGCATGTCGCTGCGCGAGGGCCTGGACGCCTGGCAGGCCAAGGCCGACGGCCAGTGCGCCATCGACTACGGCTTCCACATGATCATGGGCGAGGTCACCGCGCACACGCTCAAGGAGATGGACCAGCTGGTCGGCGAGGGCATCTCCAGCTTCAAGCTGTTCATGGCCTACCCCGGCGTGTTCTACAGCGACGACGGGCAGATCCTCCGTGCCATGCAACGGGCCTCGGACAACGGCGGCCTGATCATGATGCACGCGGAGAACGGCATCGCCATCGACGTGCTGATCGAACAAGCGTTGCAGCGCGGGGAGACCGACCCGCGCTTCCACGGCCAGGTCCGGCACGCCCTCCTCGAAGCCGAAGCCACCCACCGCGCGATCCAGCTGGCCAGGGTCGCGGGCGCGCCGGTCTACATCGTGCACCTGTCCGCGGCCGAGGCGCTGGCCGAGGTGGCCAGGGCGCGGGACAACGGGGTCAACGCCTTCGCCGAGACCTGCCCGCAGTACCTGTACCTGTCCACAGAGGACTTGGCGCGCCCGGGCTTCGAGGGCTCGAAGTACGTCTGCTCCACCCCGCTGCGACCCGAGCAGCACCAGGCCGAGCTGTGGAAGGGCTTGCGCACCAACGACCTCTCCGTGGTCTCCACCGACCACTGCCCGTTCTGCTTCAAGGGCCAGAAGGAGCTCGGCCTCGGCGACTTCTCCAAGATCCCCAACGGCCTGCCGGGCGTGGAGCACCGGATGGACCTGCTGCACCAGGGCGTGGTGGACGGGCACATCAGCCGCAAGCGCTGGATCGAGCTGGCCTGCGCCACCCCGGCTCGGATGTTCGGCCTGTACCCGCG from Crossiella sp. CA-258035 harbors:
- the hydA gene encoding dihydropyrimidinase, with translation MSRTVIRNGLVVTAADELLADVLIEGEKVAALAAPESGLAESWSTGADTVLDATGRYVLPGGVDCHTHMELPFGGTFASDTFETGTRAAAWGGTTTIVDFAVQTPGMSLREGLDAWQAKADGQCAIDYGFHMIMGEVTAHTLKEMDQLVGEGISSFKLFMAYPGVFYSDDGQILRAMQRASDNGGLIMMHAENGIAIDVLIEQALQRGETDPRFHGQVRHALLEAEATHRAIQLARVAGAPVYIVHLSAAEALAEVARARDNGVNAFAETCPQYLYLSTEDLARPGFEGSKYVCSTPLRPEQHQAELWKGLRTNDLSVVSTDHCPFCFKGQKELGLGDFSKIPNGLPGVEHRMDLLHQGVVDGHISRKRWIELACATPARMFGLYPRKGTIAPGADADVVIYDPKARQTLSAETHHMNVDYSCYEGKTITGKVDVVLSRGKVVISENRYLGSKGHGSFLKRDTCQYLV